The Priestia megaterium NBRC 15308 = ATCC 14581 region GGCAAAAGCACGAATTGAAGCACTTGGCGGTAAAGTCACAGGAAGCGTAAGTAAAAAGACAGACCTTGTTGTGGCAGGGGAAGAGGCTGGTTCCAAACTGACAAAAGCTAACGAGCTTGAAATTGAAGTATGGGATGAGGCAAGGCTACTTACGGAATTAAATAAATAAGAGGTGTGTGTAGTTGAAAAAGATATTGTTACTTTCTCTTGCGGTCATGCTTGTAACTTCAGCGTGTGCACCGAATCTTTCGGACGATAAAGAGACTGTTCAACAAACCAACAACAAGAAAGAAAAAGCAGTTATTCCGAAGTATAGTATTTCAGATGATTATTACCGAACAATTCTTCCATTTAAAGCGGGAGTGGCAAGAGGCTTAGTCGCAGCAAACTTAAACAACCGCTTGGATGCGCAAGAATTTGAAACAGGCTTAATGCGCTTATCGACAGATAGCTATTCTCCGAAAAAATATGTGTATCAAGAAGGCCAGTACCTTGATAAAGATACTATTCGCTCATGGTTAAGCCGTAAGCTGAGCGATAAACAGTTTAAAGATCTTCAAAGTAAAACAAAAGATAAGACGGCGAAAAAGAAGCTTAAAAACAATGGGTTAAATCCAATCGATACGGAAAAAGGCGATTTGAAAACTCGTAACGAAACAAGCCCAATGTACTTAGCGAACATTACTGAGCAAGATTACCTTATCCAAGACGGAGACGACAAGGTAAAACTTGGAGGCGTCACAATTGGCCTGGCGATGAATTCCGTTCATTATTATACAGAAGAAAATGGCTATGCTCGTGAAGTGAAGCTTACAAATAAAGAGATTGAAGCCCAAGGAAAGCAAATGGCAGATGAGATTGTTAAGCGTATGCGCGACATCAAAGGCCTAGAAAATGTGCCAGTTCGAGTAGCGCTATTCAAACAAAGTGCTAAGTCTTCTTTAACACCGGGTAACTTTATAGCTGTCGGAAATGCAGGTTCAAATGATACGGCCGTTGGCAGCTGGGATAATTTAGACGAGCAATATTATTTATTCCCATCATCAGATGCAACAAAAGATCATCGAGACGATGCGATGAAATTTGATGAGTTTAAAGCGCAAATCGAAGACTACTTCCCGAACTTTACAAGCGTAGTAGGGAAAGGGTATTACAAAGATGGACAGCTTCAAAAGATGACGATTGATATTCCCGTACAATTTTACGGAAAAGGTGAAATTGTAGGATTTACTCAGTACGTTGCTGGTTTAATGCTTGATCATTTCCCTTCATATATGGAAACGAGTATCTCTATTAACTCAGTAAGCGGACCGGAAGCTCTCATTGTTAGAAAAGCAGATGAAGACAAGCCGTTCGTTCATATTTACGAAGAGTAAGCAAAAAAGACACTGCTCAAGCAGTGTCTTTTTCTAATTCTATGAGATTGCCTCCTATGAAGGAATGGCGTGAGAATTTTGTCTTGTAAACTTAGCAAGATAATAAGCAGCAAATGCAAACGCATCTTGTTCGGTTGTCCGCTCTTCATACGGGCGCTTTTTATCAAGCTCAAATTCTTTCTGATAATAAGGGATGTGATCTTGAATATAGTGGCGCAGCTCGTGAAAGATCGTTTCAACAAGCGGAAGATAGTCCTCAAATTTAAAAATAAATATAATGCCGACTTCTCGCCAGTAAACGCCTGATGCAAACTGCAGGTATTCTGCTTCTTCTTCTCCAAGAGCAGAGACAATTTTATTGGCTTCGCATGAATCACAAAAAATGATAGGAATATGAAAGGCTTTATTTAAACAAGCAAAAACATCTTTTTGCAAGGTGGGCAAATCCCACTTGAATTCTTCATCTAATACAAACCATCTTCCGCTTTGCTGATACACAGGGCGCTGGTGGATGACTGACTGTATAAGTATTTTATTCAATTTTTATAGCACCTCTTTTACGGTAAAGTAGTTATTCGTTTTCTTTACTTTCCCAAAGACTAGTGAAATTAAAACATGGTGGTGTGTTCATCTGAAGCATGTTTCTCTTTCTATCTATCTTTTCTAAAAAGAAGGTTATTTTATACCTATGCCAGAGAGAAATATTTTATGATAAAGGAAAAGTATGGAATGTTGTTTGAATGAAATAGATTTGGTATAAAATAGAAGTGATAAATGTAAGCCCTGTCTTGCCTGGCGGGGTTTTTAATATTTTAGGAACTAGTCTCAGAAATGTTGCCTGTTGCTAGTGAAGTTTGGTATTATCAGTATATTGTAGTGGGACGAATATTCGGAGGTGAAGGAACATGTCAAGAATTTCTGTTGATCAAGTAAAACACGTTGCAAACTTAGCGAGACTTGCGGTGACGGATGACGAAGCTGAACTATTTACAAAACAATTAGATGCTATTATTACATATGCAGAACAATTAGATGAGTTAGATACTACAAATGTAAAACCAACTTCTCACGTATTGAATATGAAAAACGTAATGCGTGAAGATAAGCCAGCTAAAGGTTTACCAATTGAAGACGTAGTGAAAAATGCACCAGACCACAAGGATGGCTACATTCGAGTACCAACTATTTTAGAATAAGGAAGGAGGCTTTACGATGTCTTTATTCGATCGTAAACTTTCAGAACTACATAGCCTTTTACACAAGAAAGAAGTACGTGTACAAGATTTAGTAGACGAATCATATAAACGTATTAATGAAGTAGATGATAAAGTAGGTGCGTTCTTAGCGCTTAATGAAGACAATGCTCGTGCTTATGCAAAAGAGCTAGATGAAGCACTACAAACAAAAGATGAATTTGGCCTATTATTTGGTATGCCAATCGGTGTAAAAGATAATATTGTCACAAAAGATTTACGTACAACTTGTTCTAGTAAAATTCTAGCAAACTTTGATCCGATTTATGATGCAACAGTTGTTCAAAAATTGCAGGCAGCTGAAGCGGTAACAATCGGTAAATTAAATATGGATGAATTCGCAATGGGTTCGTCAACTGAAAACTCAGGTCTTCAGTTAACGCGCAACCCATGGAATTTAGATTACGTACCAGGTGGATCTAGCGGTGGTTCAGCTGCAGCTGTAGCAGCAGGTGAAGTTCCGTTTTCTTTAGGTTCTGATACAGGTGGTTCAATTCGTCAGCCAGCTGCTTATTGCGGTGTTGTCGGATTAAAACCAACGTATGGTCGCGTATCTCGTTACGGATTGGTGGCATTTGCATCTTCTTTAGATCAAATCGGACCAATCACAAATTCTGTTGAAGATAATGCATACTTACTTCAAGCAATTTCAGGCGTAGACCCAATGGACTCTACTTCTGCTAATGTTGATGTACCGGATTATGTATCTGCTTTAACAGGTGACGTAAAAGGTCTTAAAATTGCTGTTCCAAAAGAATACTTAGGCGAAGGTGTGGGCGAGGAAGCTCGCCAGTCTGTTTTAGATGCACTAAAAGTGTTAGAAGGACTAGGCGCAACTTGGGAAGAAGTATCGCTTCCACACTCTAAATACGCATTAGCTACGTATTATCTATTATCTTCTTCTGAAGCGTCTGCTAACTTATCTCGTTTTGACGGCGTTCGCTACGGATATCGTACAGATAATGCTGAGAACTTAATCGAAATGTACAAGCAGTCTCGAAGCGAAGGCTTTGGAAACGAAGTAAAACGCCGTATCATGCTTGGAACGTTTGCGTTAAGCTCTGGTTATTATGATGCTTACTACAAAAAAGCACAGCAAGTACGTACGTTAATTAAGCAAGACTTTGAGTCTGTATTTGAAAACTATGACGTTATCATCGGACCAACTACACCAACTCCATCATTCAAAATTGGTGAGAAAACAGACGATCCATTAACAATGTATGCAAACGATATTTTAACAATCCCAGTAAACCTTGCTGGAGTACCTGGTATTTCTGTGCCTTGCGGCTTATCAAATGGATTGCCATTAGGGTTACAAATTATCGGTAAGCATTTCGACGAAAGCACAATCTATCGTGTTGCTCATGCATTCGAACAAGCAACTGAGCATCATAAAGCGAAACCAGCACTGTAAGGGGTGAGATAAAGATGAACTTTGAAACGATTATTGGTCTTGAAGTACACGTTGAGCTTAAGACAAAATCTAAAATTTTCTCAGCAAGTCCAAACGCATTTGGTGCGGCTCCAAATGCTAACACAAGTGTAATTGACTTAGGTTATCCTGGCGTATTACCTGTGTTAAACAAAGAAGCAGTTGATTTTGCGATGAAAGCAGCGCTTGCGCTAAACTGTGAAATCGCAACAGATACAAAGTTTGACCGTAAAAACTATTTCTATCCGGATAACCCAAAAGCTTATCAAATCTCTCAATTTGATAAACCAATTGGCGAGAACGGTTGGATTGAAGTAGAAGTTAAAGGTGAAACGAAGCGTATTCGTATCAACCGACTTCATTTAGAAGAAGATGCTGGTAAGCTAACGCATACGGGCGATGGCTATTCACTAGTAGACTTCAACCGTCAAGGTACACCTCTAATTGAGATTGTATCAGAAGCAGATATGCGTTCTCCTGAAGAAGCATATGCTTATTTAGAAAAATTAAAATCAATTATTCAATATACAGGCGTATCTGATTGTAAAATGGAAGAAGGTTCACTTCGCTGTGATGCCAATATCTCTTTACGTCCAGTTGGACAAGAAGAGTTCGGTACAAAAGCTGAGTTAAAGAACTTAAACTCATTTAACTATGTGCGCCGCGGTCTTGAACACGAAGAAATTCGTCAAGAAAAAGTGTTATTGTCTGGTGGCTTAATCGAGCAAGAAACACGCCGTTTTGACGAGTCTACGGGCGAAACAATTCTAATGCGTGTAAAAGAAGGATCTGACGACTACCGCTACTTCCCAGAGCCTGACTTATTAGAATTACACATCGACGAAGAGTGGAAAGAACGCGTTCGTGCTTCGATTCCTGAACTTCCAGATGCTCGTAAAAAGCGCTATGTAGAAGAGCTTGGCTTACCTGCTTATGATGCAATGGTATTAACGCTAACAAAAGAAATGTCTGATTTCTTTGAAGCAACGCTTGCTGCGGGCGGAGACGCGAAGCTATCTTCTAACTGGTTAATGGGTGAAGTTTCTGCTTACTTAAACTCAAACCAAAAAGAACTTTCAGATGTAGCCTTAACACCTGAAGGTCTAGCTGGTATGATTCAATTAATTCAAGAAGGTACAATTTCGTCTAAAATTGCGAAAAAAGTATTCAAAGAATTAATTGAAAATGGTGGAGATGCAAAGAAAATTGTAAAAGAAAAAGGTCTTGTACAAATTTCTGATGATGCAACTTTACGTAAATTCGTAACAGATGCATTAGATGCAAACCCTCAATCTATTGAAGATTTCAAAAACGGTAAGGATCGTGCAATTGGCTTCTTAGTTGGTCAAATTATGAAAGCTTCAAAAGGCCAAGCGAACCCACCGATGGTTAATAAAATTCTTTTAGAAGAAATTAATAAACGCTAAATTTGATAAATAAATGTGAGGTGGATATCCATCTCACATTTATTATGAGTAAGGGCGATCGCGCTGAAGGTATGAATAAAAACCGAAACGTGAATATTGTATATCAAGGTTAATTTCTTTATAATATGTTTGTTCATGCCCCCTCTTGTTGATGATGTAATGTGAGGGGGCATTCTTTCACTGATAAAAGTAGGCAAAGATTTGTGACAAATTATCATTATTAGGATGATGAATATGAAAAGAGCGAGAATTATTTATAACCCGACATCGGGCCGTGAAATTTTTAAGAAAAACTTACCGGAAGTCTTGCAAAAGCTAGAGCAAGCAGGCTACGAAACATCTTGTCATGCTACAACTTGCGCTGGTGATGCAACAGAAGCTGCTAAAGTAGCAGTAGAGCGTCGTTTTGACGTTGTAATTGCAGCCGGTGGAGACGGTACCATCAATGAAGTCGTAAACGGTATCGCTGGACAAGACTATCGTCCGCAGCTAGGTATTATTCCTGTTGGAACAACCAACGACTTTGCTCGTGCCATTAATGTGCCCCGTACGATTGAAGGCGCTATTGATGTTATTGTAGAAGGCGTAACAAAGCCAATTGACTTGGGCTGTGTAACAAACGACGGAGAAACGCATTACTTTGTAAATATCGCCGGAGGCGGCCGTTTAACTGAATTGACATATGAAGTGCCAAGCAAGTTAAAAACAATGCTTGGACAGCTAGCTTACTATTTAAAAGGCATGGAAATGCTTCCTTCTATTAAACCAACATCTGTTGAAATTGAGTATGACGGAAAATTCTTTGGCGGAGAGATTATGTTCTTCCTCGTTTCCTTAACGAACTCAGTCGGCGGTTTTGAAAAGCTGGCACCAGATTCTTCTTTAGATGACGGCATGTTTGATTTAATTATTTTAAAGAAAGCAAATTTAGCTGAATTTATTCGAATTGCGACACTTGCGCTGCGAGGAGAACACATCAATGATCCTCATATTATCTACACAAAAGCGAACCGTGTTAAAATTCATACAAATGATAAAATGCAGTTAAATCTAGATGGCGAGTACGGCGGATTATTGCCTGGGGAATTTGTAAACTTATATCGCCATGTAGAAATCTTTGTTCCAAAAGCAACAGCTGAATTGATGGAAAAAAATGAGATCGCCTAAATGCGATCTTTTTTCATGCTTTTCTTTGTTTGGCTTTCGCTCTTATGGTACAATCAGTTCAGCATTTTCAAATGACTAAAAGGATGTAACGATAAATGGAAAAATTAAAACCACCTGTAGAAAAAAATGAATATATAGATGTTGCGTTTGAAGATTTAACGCATGACGGAGCGGGTGTAGCGAAAGTGAACGGATTTCCTATTTTCGTTCAAAATGCGCTGCCCGGTGAAAGCGGCCAAGTAAAAGTTATTAAAGTAAAAAAAGGCTATGCGTTTGGCAAGCTTATCAAGCACCATACAATTAGTGAACAGCGTGTTGAAGCACCCTGTCCGGTCTACAAGCAGTGCGGAGGCTGTCAGCTGCAGCATGTAAGCTATGAAGGACAGTTGCAATTTAAACAAAAGCAAGTAAAAGACGTCATGGCGCGAATTGGTCATTTACCTGACGTTCCGGTACATTCGACGCTAGGAATGAACGATCCTTGGCGCTATCGAAACAAAGCTCAAGTTCCCGTGGCAGAACGAGAAGGCGGTTTGGTCGCTGGGTTTTACCAGCAGCGAAGCCACGACATCATTAACATGGATGCCTGTTTGATTCAGCAGCAAGCAAATGATGATGTTGTTCAAGCTGTTAAATCAATCTGTGAAAAACATGGCATTTCTGCTTATCAAGAACAAAAACATAAAGGCTCACTTCGTCATATCATGGCGCGCTACGGACTTGTAACGGGTGAAATCATGGTTGTCATTGTGACTCGTACAGCTGAGCTGCCAAACAAAAAGCGTATTATAGAAGACATTATCGAAGCCGTGCCGAACGTGAAATCAATTGTTCAAAACGTAAACAGCAAGCGCACAAACGTCATTTTAGGGAACCAAACGAACGTACTTTGGGGAGAAGAATATATTTACGATTATATCGGCGACGTTAAATTTGCCATTTCAGCAAAATCATTCTACCAAGTAAACCCTGAGCAAACGAAAGTGCTTTATGACAAAGCGCTTGAGTATGCAGATTTAACAGGAGAAGAAACGGTTATTGACGCTTACTGTGGAATCGGAACAATCTCATTATTTCTCGCTCAAAAAGCGAAAAAAGTATATGGCGTTGAAATCGTGCCTGAAGCGATTGAAGATGCAAAGCGCAACGCTGAGCTAAACGGTATTCACAACGCTGAATTTGAAGTAGGCGAAGCAGAAGTCGTCATTCCAAACTGGTACAAACAAGGTATCAAAGCGGACGTCATCGTCGTAGATCCGCCGCGAAAAGGATGCGACGAAGCTCTTTTGAATACCATCATTGACATGAAGCCGAAAAAAGTTGTCTATGTTTCATGCGGACCAGCAACTCTCGCACGTGACCTAGCTATTTTAGAAAAAGGCGGATATGAGACGGTTGAAGTTCAGCCTGTTGATATGTTTCCGCATACGACGCACGTGGAGAATGTGGCGGTGCTTACATTAAAATAAGAGGATAAATACGTAGATCGCTATCAATGAAATGATAGCGATCTTTTATTTTCCTTATAAATAAAAAGTATAAGTAAATAATTTTATAGTTCTTTTGTCGCAAAATGTCTAAAATTAAATAGTTATATTTTCTTAAAATTCTGATATTATAGGTCTGTAGTATTATTTTTACAATATTGATAAGGGGGACCTATATGAAAAAGTCTTTAAGTGCTTTATTGGGAGTAAGTTTATTAGTATCTGGATTAACGCTAGGCGCGGAGTCAAGTTATGCAGAGTCAAGTACTAATTCTAATGTAAAAAAGGCTACGCAACAGTTGAATCCTACTATCCAAATTCCTGCTAGTAAAGTGAAGAAAAAAGAAAAGAATTTATTTAGCGGTAGCTCTAAAAAAGAAACTAGAAGAGGAAAGATAACTGAAGCGGATGCAAAAAGAGGATACATAAAAGACGAAATTATTGTTAAGTTTAAAACGAATAAGTCTCTTAGTAGTTTAGGAGATAAAATAAAGGTAAAAGGGTTAAAGTTAAATAAAACGTTAGATAAAAAACTGGGAATTCAAACGTTAAAGTTTGATACGAATGTATCAACTATGAAAGAAATCTTAAAAGCCTTAAATGCTTCCAGCGCTGTGGAATATGCTGAACCTAACTATATTTATAAACCAGCCGCTGTTTCAGAGCCATATTATCAATATATGTGGGGATTAAAAAATACAGGTCAGTATATAGATGGAGTGGCAGGGAAAAAAGGTATTGATATAAACGCTGAAAGCGCTTGGGTGAAAACAAAAGGAAGCGCTAGCACTACGGTAGCTGTAATTGATACCGGTGTAGATATTTATCACCCGGATTTGAAGGATAATATTTGGAAAAATCCTGGAGAGATAGCAGGTGACGGGATAGATAATGATCGTAACGGCTATATAGATGATGTAAATGGCTGGGACTTTTATTATGATGATGATGAAGTTTATTATGATGAAGAATATGATGCTCACGGTACTCACGTAGCAGGAACGATTGGGGCTAAAGAAAATTCTACAGGAGTAATTGGTGTAGCACCAAATGTCAAAATTATGTCATTAAAATTTATTGGCCCTGATGGAGGTAGTACAGATGGTGCTATTGCCGCAATCAACTATGCAAAATCCAAAGGTGTTAAAGTGTCTAACAATTCTTGGGGTGGCGGAGAATACTCACAGGCTTTATATGATGTGATTAAAAGTTCCAATTCTACTTTTATAGCTGCGGCTGGAAATGATGGTGACAATATTGACCCTTATCCTGCTTATCCAGCTGCTTATGATTTACCTAATATTGTTTCTGTAGCAGCAATTGATAATCAAGGTAACCTGGGCGATTTTTCTAATTACGGTAGTAAAAATGTAGATGTAGCTGCACCAGGTGTCTCTGTTTTGAGCACCATTCCTGAAAATAGTTACGCTTATGGAGACGGCACATCGATGGCAGCTCCACATGTAACGGGTGTAGCATCATTGGTTTTAGCAGCAAATCCATCTTTCAGTTCTGCACAACTAAAAGATACATTGATGAAAAGTACTACAAAACTGTCATCTTTGACAGGAAAAGTTGCAAGCGGCGGTCTAGTTAACGCTGGATTAGCGGTATCAGCTGATATAGATGGAGAAATACCTGGAGTGTCTTTAAATGGAAATAGCATAAGCTCTACGTTGAACGCCTCCACAGATAAAGATGATGTATATTCAGTAAAGTTAACAAAAGGCGAAAAGTTTACAGTGTCGTTATCAGGAGCTGCAGGGACAGATTTTGATTTGTATTTGTATAATCAAAATGCAAAAACTGTAAACTCTAGCGATGGTATCGTAGCTTATTCAGAAAAGTTGAATACTTCAAGTGAAACTTTAACGTTTGTAGCGTCAGCTGATGGTACTTATTATTTAGATGTATACGCTTATAAAGGAAGCGGAAGCTATAAAGTAGATGTGAAGTACGGAGCAACTGCTGGGGTATACGAAGATACTAGTACAAATTTGGCTTATACAGGAAACTGGAGTAAAGTGTCAAACAGCAGTTCATCAGGAGGATCATACAAAGCTGTAAATGAAGCAAATGCTAGCATGCAGTTTGTATTTAATGGAACTGAAGTATCTTTAAATACGCTTAAGGATAATACCCAAGGACAAGCAAAAGTAACGCTAGACGGCACCGCTTATTGGGTTGATTTGTACGCTGATAAGCCACAGTATAAAGCT contains the following coding sequences:
- the rlmD gene encoding 23S rRNA (uracil(1939)-C(5))-methyltransferase RlmD — protein: MEKLKPPVEKNEYIDVAFEDLTHDGAGVAKVNGFPIFVQNALPGESGQVKVIKVKKGYAFGKLIKHHTISEQRVEAPCPVYKQCGGCQLQHVSYEGQLQFKQKQVKDVMARIGHLPDVPVHSTLGMNDPWRYRNKAQVPVAEREGGLVAGFYQQRSHDIINMDACLIQQQANDDVVQAVKSICEKHGISAYQEQKHKGSLRHIMARYGLVTGEIMVVIVTRTAELPNKKRIIEDIIEAVPNVKSIVQNVNSKRTNVILGNQTNVLWGEEYIYDYIGDVKFAISAKSFYQVNPEQTKVLYDKALEYADLTGEETVIDAYCGIGTISLFLAQKAKKVYGVEIVPEAIEDAKRNAELNGIHNAEFEVGEAEVVIPNWYKQGIKADVIVVDPPRKGCDEALLNTIIDMKPKKVVYVSCGPATLARDLAILEKGGYETVEVQPVDMFPHTTHVENVAVLTLK
- the gatA gene encoding Asp-tRNA(Asn)/Glu-tRNA(Gln) amidotransferase subunit GatA, which produces MSLFDRKLSELHSLLHKKEVRVQDLVDESYKRINEVDDKVGAFLALNEDNARAYAKELDEALQTKDEFGLLFGMPIGVKDNIVTKDLRTTCSSKILANFDPIYDATVVQKLQAAEAVTIGKLNMDEFAMGSSTENSGLQLTRNPWNLDYVPGGSSGGSAAAVAAGEVPFSLGSDTGGSIRQPAAYCGVVGLKPTYGRVSRYGLVAFASSLDQIGPITNSVEDNAYLLQAISGVDPMDSTSANVDVPDYVSALTGDVKGLKIAVPKEYLGEGVGEEARQSVLDALKVLEGLGATWEEVSLPHSKYALATYYLLSSSEASANLSRFDGVRYGYRTDNAENLIEMYKQSRSEGFGNEVKRRIMLGTFALSSGYYDAYYKKAQQVRTLIKQDFESVFENYDVIIGPTTPTPSFKIGEKTDDPLTMYANDILTIPVNLAGVPGISVPCGLSNGLPLGLQIIGKHFDESTIYRVAHAFEQATEHHKAKPAL
- a CDS encoding CamS family sex pheromone protein; amino-acid sequence: MKKILLLSLAVMLVTSACAPNLSDDKETVQQTNNKKEKAVIPKYSISDDYYRTILPFKAGVARGLVAANLNNRLDAQEFETGLMRLSTDSYSPKKYVYQEGQYLDKDTIRSWLSRKLSDKQFKDLQSKTKDKTAKKKLKNNGLNPIDTEKGDLKTRNETSPMYLANITEQDYLIQDGDDKVKLGGVTIGLAMNSVHYYTEENGYAREVKLTNKEIEAQGKQMADEIVKRMRDIKGLENVPVRVALFKQSAKSSLTPGNFIAVGNAGSNDTAVGSWDNLDEQYYLFPSSDATKDHRDDAMKFDEFKAQIEDYFPNFTSVVGKGYYKDGQLQKMTIDIPVQFYGKGEIVGFTQYVAGLMLDHFPSYMETSISINSVSGPEALIVRKADEDKPFVHIYEE
- a CDS encoding S8 family serine peptidase; translated protein: MKKSLSALLGVSLLVSGLTLGAESSYAESSTNSNVKKATQQLNPTIQIPASKVKKKEKNLFSGSSKKETRRGKITEADAKRGYIKDEIIVKFKTNKSLSSLGDKIKVKGLKLNKTLDKKLGIQTLKFDTNVSTMKEILKALNASSAVEYAEPNYIYKPAAVSEPYYQYMWGLKNTGQYIDGVAGKKGIDINAESAWVKTKGSASTTVAVIDTGVDIYHPDLKDNIWKNPGEIAGDGIDNDRNGYIDDVNGWDFYYDDDEVYYDEEYDAHGTHVAGTIGAKENSTGVIGVAPNVKIMSLKFIGPDGGSTDGAIAAINYAKSKGVKVSNNSWGGGEYSQALYDVIKSSNSTFIAAAGNDGDNIDPYPAYPAAYDLPNIVSVAAIDNQGNLGDFSNYGSKNVDVAAPGVSVLSTIPENSYAYGDGTSMAAPHVTGVASLVLAANPSFSSAQLKDTLMKSTTKLSSLTGKVASGGLVNAGLAVSADIDGEIPGVSLNGNSISSTLNASTDKDDVYSVKLTKGEKFTVSLSGAAGTDFDLYLYNQNAKTVNSSDGIVAYSEKLNTSSETLTFVASADGTYYLDVYAYKGSGSYKVDVKYGATAGVYEDTSTNLAYTGNWSKVSNSSSSGGSYKAVNEANASMQFVFNGTEVSLNTLKDNTQGQAKVTLDGTAYWVDLYADKPQYKATVFNKKGLKAGKHTLKVEWSGKVHPGAKKTVTKVTLDSITVK
- the gatC gene encoding Asp-tRNA(Asn)/Glu-tRNA(Gln) amidotransferase subunit GatC, which gives rise to MSRISVDQVKHVANLARLAVTDDEAELFTKQLDAIITYAEQLDELDTTNVKPTSHVLNMKNVMREDKPAKGLPIEDVVKNAPDHKDGYIRVPTILE
- a CDS encoding diacylglycerol kinase; this encodes MKRARIIYNPTSGREIFKKNLPEVLQKLEQAGYETSCHATTCAGDATEAAKVAVERRFDVVIAAGGDGTINEVVNGIAGQDYRPQLGIIPVGTTNDFARAINVPRTIEGAIDVIVEGVTKPIDLGCVTNDGETHYFVNIAGGGRLTELTYEVPSKLKTMLGQLAYYLKGMEMLPSIKPTSVEIEYDGKFFGGEIMFFLVSLTNSVGGFEKLAPDSSLDDGMFDLIILKKANLAEFIRIATLALRGEHINDPHIIYTKANRVKIHTNDKMQLNLDGEYGGLLPGEFVNLYRHVEIFVPKATAELMEKNEIA
- the gatB gene encoding Asp-tRNA(Asn)/Glu-tRNA(Gln) amidotransferase subunit GatB gives rise to the protein MNFETIIGLEVHVELKTKSKIFSASPNAFGAAPNANTSVIDLGYPGVLPVLNKEAVDFAMKAALALNCEIATDTKFDRKNYFYPDNPKAYQISQFDKPIGENGWIEVEVKGETKRIRINRLHLEEDAGKLTHTGDGYSLVDFNRQGTPLIEIVSEADMRSPEEAYAYLEKLKSIIQYTGVSDCKMEEGSLRCDANISLRPVGQEEFGTKAELKNLNSFNYVRRGLEHEEIRQEKVLLSGGLIEQETRRFDESTGETILMRVKEGSDDYRYFPEPDLLELHIDEEWKERVRASIPELPDARKKRYVEELGLPAYDAMVLTLTKEMSDFFEATLAAGGDAKLSSNWLMGEVSAYLNSNQKELSDVALTPEGLAGMIQLIQEGTISSKIAKKVFKELIENGGDAKKIVKEKGLVQISDDATLRKFVTDALDANPQSIEDFKNGKDRAIGFLVGQIMKASKGQANPPMVNKILLEEINKR
- a CDS encoding DUF3920 family protein; its protein translation is MNKILIQSVIHQRPVYQQSGRWFVLDEEFKWDLPTLQKDVFACLNKAFHIPIIFCDSCEANKIVSALGEEEAEYLQFASGVYWREVGIIFIFKFEDYLPLVETIFHELRHYIQDHIPYYQKEFELDKKRPYEERTTEQDAFAFAAYYLAKFTRQNSHAIPS